In the Gossypium raimondii isolate GPD5lz chromosome 9, ASM2569854v1, whole genome shotgun sequence genome, one interval contains:
- the LOC105800180 gene encoding RING-H2 finger protein ATL79 gives MRPQPQATGERLVRLSPQLSSGEPEMSSTSTSTCSPHTCRWRSYPKSNDLEANVATVLIILFCGLICSLALNAAIRCFLRGSEGRRPRHFRNDIAEADEEVEQRKPVGEAGAALMVGAPTLVYTSGMKLAGAEAECAICLSEFVEGEGIQVLAKCNHGFHVQCIQRWLSSRSSCPTCRCSCLSPPPLTEETTNNSSQSTMPEPEP, from the coding sequence ATGCGACCGCAGCCGCAGGCGACCGGTGAGCGCCTGGTGCGGTTGTCCCCGCAGCTTTCGTCAGGGGAACCAGAAATGTCTTCCACTTCAACGTCTACGTGTAGCCCCCATACTTGCAGGTGGCGGTCTTACCCAAAATCGAATGACTTGGAAGCTAATGTAGCCACGGTGTTGATCATTCTCTTTTGTGGTTTAATATGTTCTTTGGCTCTTAACGCCGCCATCCGCTGCTTCTTGCGTGGCAGTGAGGGCCGCCGCCCGCGTCATTTCCGCAACGACATTGCGGAAGCAGATGAAGAAGTTGAGCAGAGAAAGCCCGTGGGGGAGGCAGGTGCGGCACTCATGGTGGGGGCTCCGACGCTGGTTTACACGAGCGGGATGAAGTTGGCGGGAGCGGAAGCTGAATGCGCGATTTGCTTGTCTGAATTCGTGGAGGGAGAGGGAATTCAAGTGTTGGCAAAGTGTAACCATGGATTCCATGTACAATGCATCCAGCGGTGGTTATCTTCCCGCTCATCTTGTCCTACTTGCCGCTGTAGTTGTCTTTCCCCACCGCCGTTAACGGAAGAAACCACAAACAACAGTTCACAATCGACGATGCCGGAGCCGGAGCCATAG
- the LOC105797969 gene encoding NAC domain-containing protein 14: MLEPTSLCNNQILKNFGTETGIRIRSRGPQQRPSPDNAVNQGTAPRRRRLQTELSTGPMKVSAGSADDDKVRSGSLGEEEVQSALTEVTEAEATGETSSSDESDNENEPFKFDGSGGIAEESSTKPRQRVKQDGEEGSGQMGPSVHHHHRSSTLLFLAVIIMTIVIVLVMGNMEITYILSYSG; the protein is encoded by the exons ATGCTAGAGCCTACCAGCCTCTGCAACAATCAAATTCTGAAAAACTTCGGAACTGAAACTGGAATCAGAATTAGGAGCCGTGGACCTCAGCAACGGCCAAGTCCAGACAACGCTGTAAATCAGGGTACTGCTCCAAGAAGAAGACGCTTGCAAACAGAACTTTCTACTGGGCCAATGAAGGTGTCTGCAGGCAGTGCTGATGATGACAAAGTGAGAAGTGGCAGCCTTGGTGAAGAAGAAGTTCAATCTGCTTTAACTGAG GTCACAGAAGCAGAAGCTACAGGAGAGACTTCTAGCTCTGATGAGTCGGATAACGAGAATGAACCATTCAAGTTCGATGGCAGCGGGGGTATTGCTGAAGAATCTTCTACTAAACCGAGACAGAGGGTAAAACAAGATGGTGAGGAAGGTAGCGGCCAAATGGGTCCATCAGTGCATCATCATCATCGCTCGAGCACCCTATTATTTCTTGCTGTTATCATTATGACTATTGTGATCGTTCTTGTCATGGGGAATATGGAGATAACTTATATCTTAAGTTATTCTGGATGA
- the LOC105800182 gene encoding heavy metal-associated isoprenylated plant protein 30, with protein sequence MANLIERAFGTIIAAIAHSFFGYRDNKKGVSNTSYYHKKPNKGQPLSLQTVDLKVRMCCIGCERVVKRAIYKLRGVNSVEVDLKMGKVTVIGHIDRHKVLKQVRRSGKRAEFWPYPNPPLYFISSGDYFRDTTNEFKESYNYYKHGYNLGHRHGNIPVTHRGDDKISNMFNDDNVNAACCLM encoded by the exons ATGGCTAACTTAATAGAGAGAGCATTTGGGACAATTATAGCAGCCATCGCGCACAGTTTCTTTGGCTACCGAGACAACAAAAAAGGGGTCAGCAACACCAGTTACTACCACAAGAAGCCAAATAAGGGTCAACCACTTTCTTTGCAG ACAGTGGATCTGAAAGTGAGGATGTGCTGCATTGGTTGTGAGAGAGTAGTCAAAAGAGCCATTTACAAGCTTAGAG GTGTGAATTCGGTGGAAGTTGACTTGAAGATGGGAAAAGTAACCGTGATCGGACACATCGATCGACACAAGGTGCTGAAACAAGTAAGGAGGTCAGGGAAAAGGGCCGAGTTCTGGCCCTACCCTAATCCCCCATTGTACTTCATCTCCTCCGGAGATTACTTCAGAGACACAACAAATGAGTTCAAAGAGAGTTATAATTACTACAAACATGGGTACAATCTCGGACATCGGCATGGGAATATCCCGGTAACTCACCGAGGTGATGATAAGATCAGCAACATGTTCAACGACGACAATGTTAATGCCGCCTGTTGTCTCATGTAG